TAGATGACTAAAATGCCGATTTTgtatataaatgtgaaaatgttaTTGTAACATACATGTAAAGTTTGGATGGCGATGAgaatgtacttaattaattataacatgTCGCGGGCGTTTAGTTTGGTCGGCAACTTATAAGGGAAAATTAATTTAGAATGGGTTATGGGACAAAGAGATCTAAAACTTATCGTTAAAAAGTTAGTGAAAATGTTGTTTGTGCAATACTAGCCTCCTGCATGCATTATAACAATCggcaaaaataatcaaaaagaaaattatgtaaattatgAGCGAAACTAAACGCCTGTAACCAAAAATAtgcttatatattattataacatgtaATGAAGGGATTTGGAGGTATAAGAGTACTTTCCCactgtgtatttatttataaaaattattctcCAAGAGCTTatcttcaataataatattattatgttaacacATTACAACAAAATGTTACATTCTAGTGAAATATAATTTTCTCTTCACTCTTCAGTTCTCTATTCAAttcatttgttaaataaaaataatttatattaacatTTCTCCAACTAACTGATTAAAACTTTAAcagcaataaataaatttagtgAGAAAGTGCCCTACTTATATTTAGTGAAACTAACATGTTCCCTAAGCATTTTGTtaagagtaattttatttatgacatTTTATTGTTGCTTGTAATGCTAGGCGTTATAGAGTAGGATTGGTCCTGTAATTTTTCTTCATTTCTATTCAATAACTAATGTTAGTAAGCTTCCGGAATATGAAGCAATACAATATCAagttattttagttttgaaGCCTGACCAACTTTAATCTGATAACTGAGTTTTAGTAATTGTATTTATGTTCTTTGGTCAGATTTTATGCTTCAGTAGATTTTAATTCAAGTTATTTAGAAAGACAAAACTTTCAAGCTTCTgtaaagtaaatataatatgtatatttgaaTAGAAATATGTCTGTCAGACTTTCTGAATCGGTAATCATTGTATATAAATATGATATCAGCTATATTTTACATAAGGAGATGTAGATGcactgttttatattttagcctGACACCAAACGTAATAAAGATTTGTACGCGTAGTTCCCATAATGAAAGTTTTCGCAGAGTATAAAGTGTTTGGTTTGTCAGCCATTAAAAGAATTTAAGTAACAATTTTTCTTAATCACTTGAGTTTTTCTATATGATACACGTTTAAGTTTATcggattataaaaatatattgcgcTAGCAATAATTCCTAAGTTTTTCTCAAACAATAAAGGCAAACCTAACTCTTACGACTTGCCACAAAGAGGAACTAACTTTTTCGTATATTCGTATATGCAGGTATATATTATACGCATTTTTATTGTCCAGCAGAGCTTCGGAAAAGGtaaatgcaatttggtgcttATGATAGAACCTGGATGAAAGAAGGCCCTCCACAACTCTATGTTATGGTTTTACATGTAACTGTAACTATGATGAAAAgatgtaaataattataatgattttatgTAAATTGGTTAATAAATATTTGAGAATGTTTATATAATCAAATTGTATTTTGATTTTCCACCTCAAGAGTTCTCTTATCTCTCTTATATCTCAAtctaaaattcttttataattccCTAGAATGCCCTAGATGACgtggtgaactttgtatcacttctctcctaatataaaccttccctggatttccatgaatattttaaggctaaaattagccaaatttgtttagccgttctcgagagcgagactaacaaaatttaaaattaatttttatttatatagataaaaaaaagtttaaatgttAGTTAAACAcggtaatattttatattttttattgacttAAAAGGTACACTGTCCAATAACTATGCGTTTAGTTTATCAACTTTACAAATTAACCGTAATTAGCAGTATAGAGTAAAAGAAGTATTTctaattataatttcattaattttcaATCATGGGTGTAGCAGGCGAGGGTCTGCCGCTCACGCTATTGAACAGTCTGTCTTTGATCATCTGTGCCATGAGACCGTGGATTACTTCTATGGTGGTCTTACAGGCGTCTTTCGTTGCCTTACCCAGTTTGTCTTCTGTTCTCTTTTCATTTGGATCAGTACCAGCGTACACACCGCGACCTGTAATGACAAAGTAGCAAATGCAGTCTCTGTATGATAGAGCTGTAATAGTAttcttaaaaaatgttaaaccaACAGAGCATTCTGAGTTGTCCAAAATCAGTTGTTTGACGTATACCAGGTTACTGTTGCAAAATACATAGAATTCAGACTGGATCATAGCTGTATTAGGGTTAATTTATagtagcgcagagtcgaagcgtatCGAAGCGAATTATCAAAACTGTACAAACAAATTGAATCTTAACTCCAAAGCATTAACGCACATATTACTTTTGAGAATTAAAAAAGGCACTTTCGCGAATTCGCTTGACCACCGCTTTTTGGTGCGCACGCATTCTCGCGCATCCAAGCGCACAAGCGAATCTACGCGTCATCACTGTAGGCATTCTGGCGAATTCGCGCAACATTGGTTCGACTTATTGCGAATTTgacgcttcgatgcgcttcgactctgcgctattataaattgaccctaatgtTGGATAAGAATAGTGTAATTACTACCAATTTATaacttatctatacatatagatactgaataaatttaagaaatctTACCCAAACAAACTTCACTCTGCTCCAATTTATCTGACAGATCAAATATTTGTCCCGTAGTGTAGTCTGCATTTGTGATGAGACTGGAACTACTCAGGGTGTTCACCCAGTATTTGTTCCAGAGGGAATCCAGGAGCCTCCTGTCCAGTGACGACTTGAAATATGACACCTCCAATGAATAGTATTGCTTGCAGTGCACTCCAAAGTCTTCTATTTTGTTGAGAGGAATAGTCTGGTATTCTGAAGGCTCTTCATTTGCTGGTTTGTAACCCTGCagttatataaattattgtttagatCAAAGCAATAACAAGAAAGTTTgatcaaattttattattcagaataattttagagaaaataaaattacaaaccataataataatgaacaatattctatatttttatcaGGCCCTAagataaacattaaaaatatgataCAAAACAATCTTATGTATGTAAGTTAttcataataaaagtttaatttcaAGCTCACCTTAGGATAAGTTCTGAAAGCTCCCAAGCAAACTTTTCCGGCGGAGATGGTTCTGACCGGGTCTATGACAATAGCTACAAATGGCTCTTGGAAGTTCTGATTCAGCATCTGTGTGGAGACATCAATGCCAGACAACCAGCAGCCGTAGCCCGGGTGACTGTGGTACCAACCTATAGCATTTTCATGTCTACCAACctaaaaaatgcattttttaaaaAAGTGCCTTAAAACCAATTTTATAACATCCACtattcaaaattaattaataaagtgaTCAATGAAAAAGGCATAAATATGATAAGTTTTCAACCCTGCTTAGATAAACAACTTTTAAAACAATCACACCTGCTTCGCAGCTTCAATATAAGCTGTCATATATTCATACGCTTGAGCCTGGGCGTTGACCCTCGTTTCTGTTCCTTCGACTGGCAGAGCAAAGGAATCCATGACTATCATGGTATTGGCATCCACTTTACCCAGTAGCAGCCCCATCACTTCTAAAGTGCCACCCGATCTTGCATGCATTACCATCTTGAGTAGAGCCAATGCAGATATCTTGATGTCTTTGAAGAAATGAGggctaaaatttaaaatgatcaaatgttaatatttctgatagtttctttttttgtataagtttgcaattatttatagttttttcaACTGTGAAGTCTGTAAAATAGAGAGTAGCACAAAGGAAAAAGTTGAAATTGCACTTTGTCAAcagtttgtatattttattaccacttttttacattgtttacaaaataaatgtatCGGAAACATACTCTTTTTCCCATGGTTTTGCGGTGAGTATATCTTGTTGCTGTTTTTTATCGTAACGATAAATATCATCAACACTTGAAACAGTTTCAATGTTGTTCGCCATCACCCAAGTTTTTTGAGCTATCGTAGATTGTGAATCCGCACTTGTTGAAGCcatgttaattatttatattaaactaaGTAATGTAATTGAGATTAActcaatgtattttaataattgcaATTTCACGACCGTATTTCCAAAATACcatacaaaataccattgactTGACAGAAATGAGAAAACTGTAAATATGACACTGACAATGATATTTTTTTCCGGCAGAGCTCCGGCACAGCTCCGGTGTTGCCAGTTTCCACTTGCCACCATTCATAAATACCATAGACACAATTCCATTGATTCCAAAACGAATTTATAGTCTTCATTCATATTGTTCCATTGTTAATCTGTGAATTCATAATACGTCACACATACTAGTTTTGTTTCACTCGTTTCAATATCAACTTGGATAAGTCTGTCTTTTTCTAAATATCAATAGGATCACGCCTACTCTTATCAAACAACCAGTCATAAACCGGCACGTACGATTTCTAgaactgtaattttttaatgCGATTCAGAAGCTCGAATATGTACGACGTAAGTGTATTTCGAGTAAAACCTTATCGCGAAAGAGTTTTCTAGCAAAAGTGCTCACCTGTACCAGGAAGATTAtgcaattttttaaactatagttTTAAGTGTGGTGCAAGTTTGgtggatttttgttttttaaagccgtgaatgataatattatcatcatgaGCGCACCGATCATCATAACTGTACCCAATAATTACCTGACGGTGGATGAAATGGAGTCGAAGGTTGTTGTCGACGTATCTCCTCCACCGTCCAGGAAACGAAGATTGGATCATTTAACATGGGAGGAAAAGATGCAACGAAAGTGAGTCATACTGCCTACAACAATGCTATGCTTGCGTGTCGCCTATGGTTTACTAGAAACACTCAACCGATGTCACTCACCATAGCGATGTTAACTTATGAGCACTTTACACTAATAATATCAATTATACACTATatacagttataatattaaatgacaCTGACTTTATAagattaattatattactttGTACTTTGCcattgtcatttttaataaaaaattaaaagaaagtaACTGGTAACAAACCAAATTTTTGTAGGGTTTATTATTACTACTGttgataaaaaaagaattaattataaacaatcaTATTAAaggcacatacagtaaacataatattgcatCATCCAGGAAGCTGAAGAACAGAGTTGCAGCGCAGACCTCGAGGGACAGGAAGAAGGCGAAAATGGATGAGATGGAGGCCAAGATCCAGAAATTCATGGACATGAACGAGAGATTGATGGGTGAAGTGGAGAACCTCAAAGCGATGAACGAGAGGTTACTGAGCGAGAACGCAGCGCTACGCAGCGAAGCCGCGGCACGGAACGTCGCGGGAGCCCCGAGACCAGCAGAGTCTCTACCTCAGCAGAAGGtttgtataatttaattaattagtaattactgatTGGTGATGTAATATCTCATGGAATATCTGTAGACTCGGctgatgtaaattgtaatgacataattaaaatacatatttaaattttaatatgcaCTTACTGTATGTAGTAAGTTCTATTCATGGTTTGAAAGATTTTGAGCATGAAATCAAATTTTATCAGAGTAGGTTTTAAGGCTGTAACGCAGAAATGCAGCTTTTATATCTTGGAGCTGATAAGTTTCTATATCATGTATTTACCTCATCACACTGATTCACATCAGTGTGATGAGGTAAATACATGATACTGATATTTAAAGTATGAAAAAGATTGAAATTATCTACTATTTATCTATATTATCTACTACTTGCAGGGACAAGCCATTTTTATCTAAGCTTACAGGAATAAGAACAACTAATAAGGTTTTATAGCAATTAACTGATctctttggttttttttttcaaatatttttttttctaggtGGGGCCCCCGACGGCGCTTCGTGCGGCGCGCGTGCTGCTGGCGATGTGTCTCCTCTCACAGACCTCCTCGCTCAGCTCGACTCAGACCACTTCGACCTCGACGCCCTCCATCAACTTGCAGACTCCCTCCTCCAAGAGATTGATGCAGGTGCTGCAGGAGAGGCTGAAAATGTAAGTGGATATTCATCATAAGCTAGCATATCCTAGGACGCCATAGCGACGCTGTCcggtatatatatattaacaGTTTGTATTGAAATGTTTGGAGCACATAGCTAAGTTGCCATGTGCCATACATTTGAATATTAATTGCGTGTACACTGATGCCGGTGGCGTCGCCATGGTGTCCTAGTAAATTACGCCACTAAATAATCATCCTATATTGGTGACTTAGATGGTGACGACCTATGAAGTGGCTGATGAAATATTGCGTCATGAAACATTGCAACACATTTACAATTCTCTAAGGTCATACAATAACAATCATCTTTGAAATAACGGAAACGTATTTTGATGCTGTTTGTGTCTGATATTTTAATAGTGATTCAAAAggaagttttatattatgtattatacatataacgtaatacatacttatttagcataaaatataataataatgacaaaACAACATTTACAGGTCAACTAagagataagataagataatgcATTTAAGGGCATAATTTAACCTAAATATTTTCACAGGTCGAAGTCCGGGAACCTAGAAGGTGCCCTGAAGGAGATAAAGTGGTGGGGCCCACAGCAGAGCAACTGGAACCCAGTAGAAGTGAGCTCGTAGACGCCAAACACGATATCAACAGGATACTGGAACATTCGTACGCACATCCCCACCCCGACACTACTAAGGAGAACGGAGACAAGGGGGACATATTCTACGCGAGTTATGAAGCAAACGACTGCATCACGGTAGAAGTACCCTCAGATGATGATAACGTCGAAGAACCAGCGGCAGAGGAGACACAGTTCACATGTCTAACGACAGACTGCCCCGACATTACACTGGAGTGCGACATGAAACTACTGTCCCCCATGAGTCTGTCCCCCAAGTCAGCTGATGAGAACCTGCTCGGTGTATCTCCAACACACACGACCTTCTCAGATTTAGGCTACGAGTCCCTCGCGTCGCCTCTCAGCGAATCAGAATCTATGGATTTGTCAGATTTTTGGTGTGAATCGTTTTCAGAATTATTTCCTGGCTTAGCATGAGCTTAGGGCATAAATCTGAATTACCACCGAAGACTGATTAGTTCGTAAGGATTCTAGtgacattaattttaataaattaatatattcgtaatttgttattattaaggGATGTAATATGTAATGTTAATAAACTGTATGCTGTTgaaaatatagtattttattgCTCTATCTCTttgtaaaaccttttttttacatggggaaatacTTTACGCATCTCCGGCGgtttggggatatcggccggggtatgtgggacttccCTGGTTACGGTTTACCCACTGGTTacaaaaccccatgg
This DNA window, taken from Aricia agestis chromosome 11, ilAriAges1.1, whole genome shotgun sequence, encodes the following:
- the LOC121732045 gene encoding COP9 signalosome complex subunit 5, whose product is MASTSADSQSTIAQKTWVMANNIETVSSVDDIYRYDKKQQQDILTAKPWEKDPHFFKDIKISALALLKMVMHARSGGTLEVMGLLLGKVDANTMIVMDSFALPVEGTETRVNAQAQAYEYMTAYIEAAKQVGRHENAIGWYHSHPGYGCWLSGIDVSTQMLNQNFQEPFVAIVIDPVRTISAGKVCLGAFRTYPKGYKPANEEPSEYQTIPLNKIEDFGVHCKQYYSLEVSYFKSSLDRRLLDSLWNKYWVNTLSSSSLITNADYTTGQIFDLSDKLEQSEVCLGRGVYAGTDPNEKRTEDKLGKATKDACKTTIEVIHGLMAQMIKDRLFNSVSGRPSPATPMIEN
- the LOC121732052 gene encoding X-box-binding protein 1, with protein sequence MSAPIIITVPNNYLTVDEMESKVVVDVSPPPSRKRRLDHLTWEEKMQRKKLKNRVAAQTSRDRKKAKMDEMEAKIQKFMDMNERLMGEVENLKAMNERLLSENAALRSEAAARNVAGAPRPAESLPQQKVGPPTALRAARVLLAMCLLSQTSSLSSTQTTSTSTPSINLQTPSSKRLMQVLQERLKMSKSGNLEGALKEIKWWGPQQSNWNPVEVSS